The nucleotide window TATTTTCTTTTTCGCTTTTAATTTCATATATGTCAGAATCCTTTATCTCAGGCATTTTTTCAAGAATAATATCTCTGACTTTATCGTTTCCTATATAATCTTTATTTGAGAGAAGATAATCTCTACTTCTCAAGGAATAATTCAAAACTTTTCCTTCTTTAGAACCTATAATATAACTGTAGTCGTTATAATCGGAATGAAGAGCTATTTTATAAACGAGCTCTTTATCTTTCTGTTCCATAAGAATTTTAGTTATATCGCCGGTTTCTTTATCCAATCCTGCATGTTTCAATGCTATTTCTTCGGCTTTTACAAAAGTCACGAAAGGATTTTCTCCGACAACTTTTTTATATTTTATTTTTGTAGTTTGAGGTTCTCTTTTTTTTGCAGCAGTTTTGGTTTTACTTACTGTTTTTTTCTTTGCAGTAGCAGCTGTTAAAACAGTTCCCAATATGATGATACTTAGTAACATCGTGATTAACATTTTATTTTTCATTACTTCTCCTTTAAAAATAGTTACACAATCTTTATTAAAAATACGGATATTCTTAATTTAAGTTTGAATTTATTATATCATATAAATATTAAAAAAAAATGAGAAAATTAACTTGGTTTAAGATTGATTATTTTAAAATAAATGTATCTGTTCGTTTTCAGAGAAAAGTTGTCAGATTTCAAAACTTTTTATTTTTAAATATCGCTATCATCATTTTGTTTTGCTTTTCTAATTATTTTTATAATATTATTTGATAAATAGATTTTAATAACAGATTTTTTCTTTGAGTAATATTTTATATATAATTCTATTTCATTATTGGAAAGTTCAAATATTTCCTGATCTTCTAAAAAACTGACATTTCTTAAATTTGTAAGTCCTGTGGTATATTCCGGGATATCAATTTTAGGATAATATGTTTTTATAAGGTTTATATTTTGTACAAGAATATTGTATAATTTAGTAGGGGATTTTACAAATTCATTTATGCTGATATAGAGTTTCAATTTATTTGTTGCCAAATCAAGTAAAAGAGCTCTCTTCAATTTTCTTTCAAAATTTTCGGAAGAATCATTTTTTAGGTATTCTATATTATCATAAACATATTTATGTCCCCGTTTAATTGAATATAAAAGCAAAAGATTATATATTTTTTCATGATTCTCGATTTTATCTTTAATAGTTTCAATCATTTTATAAATGGTATCATCATATAAAATAGGAATTTGTTTAGATTTTCTTATTTTAAAATTAATGGAAACAATTTTATTACTTGCCTTTGTACCTGATTTAATTTTTTTATATTCTATATTAAAATCAGTAAAAGTGTTAATATCAAAAACTGCTTTTTTTAAAATATGTTTTTCAAAGTCAAAAAATCTTTTATACTTATCATCAGAATTCAAATATCTTTTTAAAGAGCTCAGCGGTAAGTTAAATTCTTTTTTATTATCCGACATTTTTATTATACTATTGTAGAGATTAAATGAAAAAGTGTCTTCCATAAAAATAAATTTTTCAATTTCCAAAAGAGAAAATATATTTTTTTGATTGGAAAAACAATATTTAAATTCTTCAGTGAAAAAAATTTGGCAGAAATTCATACTTAAAATAAAAGAAGAAATTAAAGAAAAAGAACCTGAGTATTTTCCGGATTTTGTCGGTATTTCAAAAATAATACGTTTTTCAGCTAAAATCTTTAGAAAATTTTCAAATTCATCAATAGAAGATAATTGAAGAGTAAGAATCATTTCATTAATTTCAATTTCTAATTTATTTAGCGATTTTGAATTGGAAATAATTTTAAAAAAAAGTAATTTTAAAAATAATCTTTCCTTTTTTGACATTTTTTTGGAAAAATTAAGATTAATATCATTTTTTACAGTATTTATAATGTTTTGAGAAAAATAGATGTCTTTCACAAAAATACCCTCCTAAAAAGCGAAAAAAATTATTAAGATTTTCGCTTATTAATTATATTAAATTTTAATCTTTATTAATTTTAAGAATTGACACGAAAAAAAACATATATTATTTCGTCTTTTTAGAATTATATCTTAAATAAAGAAAAAAATCAAGGATAAGAAGAATAATATTTATAAATTACAAAAGAAAATAATTAAAATATTTCTTTTTGACAAAGTAAAATTTTTGAGGTATAAAAGCTATACAAAGCAAGAAAAAATAAAAAATATTTTAGGAGGTATCTGTAATATGTTAAAAAAAATTCAACGTTTTGGAGGAGCTATGTTTACTCCGGTACTATTCTTTACATTTACAGGAGTAGTCGTGGGAATAACAGGAATATTTAAAAATCCTCAAATTATGGGAAGTATTGCAAATGAAGGAACCGGTTGGTGGAAATTTTGGCAACTAATAGAAGAAGGAGGATGGACAGTATTTAGACAAATGCCTTTATTATTTGCTATAGGATTACCTGTGGGATTAGCTAAGAAAACTAATGCAAGAGCATGTCTTGAAACATTTGCACTGTACACAACTTTTAACTATTTTGTAAATGCTTTGATAAAATTATGGGGCTTCGGTGTAGATATTAATGCGACAGGTCCTACAAGTGGACTTACTGATATTGCAGGAATAAGAACACTTGATACAAGCATAATAGGCTCAATTATAATAGCAGGAATAGTGGTATATTTACATAATAAATATTTTGATACAAAATTACCTGATTTTTTGGGAATATTTCAAGGTTCGGTATTTGTATATATAATAGGATTTATAGTAATGATACCGTGTGCATTAATAACAGTTTTGGTATGGCCTAAAATACAGGCGGGTATATTTGCTTTACAAGGTTTACTTGTAACTTCAGGAGTAATAGGAGTGTGGATTTATACATTCCTCGAAAGAATACTTATACCTACAGGGTTACATCACTTTATTTACGGTCCGTTTATATTCGGTCCGGCTGTTGTTGAAGGCGGAATAACAAATTACTGGTTGGTACATGCACCTCAATTTGGAGCAAGCACTGAAGCTTTAAAGACTTTATTTCCACAGGGAGGCTTCTCTCTTCATGGAAACTCGAAAATATTCGGATGCACGGGGATTGCATTGGCTTTGTATGCAACAGCAAAGCCTGAAAAGAAAAAAGAATAGCAGGATTATTGATTCCGGCAGTTTTAACAGCAGTAGTTTCAGGAATTACAGAGCCTCTTGAATTTACATTCTTATTTATAGCTCCGTTATTATTTGCTGTACATTCGGTATTGGCAGCAACAATGGCTGCAGTAATGTATACATTCGGAGTTGTAGGAAATTTTGGAGGAGGTTTGCTGGATTTCTTATTCCAAAACTGGATACCTATGGCGAAAAATCACAGTAATGTTATGTTTACTCAGATATTTATAGGATTGATATTTACAGTAATATATTTCTTTGTTTTTAAATTTTTAATTGAGAAAATGAACTTAAAAACTCCGGGAAGAGAAGAAGATGATGTTGAAACTAAGTTATTTACAAAAGCGGATTATAAAGCAAAGAAAAATATGGAAGCAAATCAGAATGATGAAAATGATATGTATATGGATCAGGCAATTATAATACTGGAGGCTTTAGGCGGAAAAGATAATATAGAAGAACTGAATAACTGTGCGACAAGACTTAGAGTAAGTGTAAAAGATGAAAAATTGTTACAGCCCGATTCGGTATTTAAACAGGCAGGAGCACACGGAGTATTGAAACAGGGAAAAGCTATACAGGTAATAATAGGGCTGTCTGTTCCTCAAGTAAGAGACAGAGTGGAAGAATTATTGAAAAAATAATAAAATTAGGAGGTAAAAAAATGAAAAAATTTTCAATTGTAGTAGCAGGAGGAGGAAGTACATTTACACCGGGAATAGTATTGATGTTACTGGAGAATTTGGATAAATTTCCGATAAGACAAATTAAATTTTATGACAATGATAAAGAAAGACAGGAAATTATAGCAAAAGCTTGTGAAATATTGATAAAAGAAAAAGCTCCCGATATTAATTTTGTTTATACTGTTGATCCTGAAGAAGCATTTACAGATATTGACTTTGTTATGGCACATATAAGAGTAGGAAAATATGCTATGAGAGAAAAAGATGAGAAAATACCGTTGAAACACGGTGTGCTTGGTCAAGAAACATGTGGACCGGGAGGGATTTCTTATGGAATGAGATCTATAGGAGGGGTATTGGAAATAGTAGATTATATGGAAAAATATTCTCCTGATGCTTGGATGCTGAATTATTCAAATCCTGCAGCAATAGTTGCGGAAGCTACAAGAAAACTGAGACCCAACTCTAAAATATTAAATATTTGTGATATGCCTATAGGTATTGAGATAAGAATGGCTGAAATGTTAGGCTTAAAATCAAGAAAAGAAATGTTTATAAGATATTTCGGATTAAACCATTTTGGATGGTGGACTGATATAAGAGATAAAGAAGGAAACGATTTGATGCCTGCACTTAGAGAAAAAGTTGCAAGAGTAGGATATAATGTAGAAATAGAGGGAGAAAATGTAGAAGCGAGCTGGAGCGAAACATTTACAAAAGCAAAAGATGTTTATGCACTTGATCCTGCTACAATGCCTAATACATATTTAAAATATTACTATTTCCCTGATTATGTGGTTGCTCATTCCAATCCTAATCATACAAGAGCAAATGAAGTAATGGAAGGAAGAGAAAAATTTGTATTCGGTGAATGTAAAGCAATAGCTGAAAAAGGGAGTTCCGAAGGAACAAAACTGCATGTAGATGACCATGCATCATACATAGTGGACTTGGCGAGAGCAATAGCATATAACACTCATGAAAGAATGCTTTTGATAGTAGAAAATGACGGAGCTGTTTCCAACTTTGATTCTACCGCAATGGTTGAAGTTCCTTGTATAGTAGGATCAAACGGACCTGAAAGAATATGTCAGGGAAAAATCCCTCAATTCCAAAAAGGATTGATGGAACAGCAAGTTTCTGTGGAAAAATTGACAGTAGAAGCTTGGATAGAAGGTTCTTATCAAAAATTATGGCAGGCAATCACTCTCTCAAGAACAGTACCTAGTGCATCTGTTGCTAAATTGATACTTGATGATTTAATAGAAGCTAATAAAGGATACTGGCCTGAATTGAAATAAAATTAGATAAAAAGTTTTAAATTATTTTTACTAAAAAATCCCTATATTCGATATTTTTTAATTTCGAGTGTAGAGGATTTTTTTATATAATGGGAGTTATGAGTATGTCATTACCCCTTTATTAATACTAACTTCTCAGTCTCGGCTTATTTTTTTCAAGTTTTTTGATTATGTTATCAGGTAAATATATTTTGATTAAAGAAGGCTTATTAATATAGTATTCGACATAAATTTCGATATCTTCGTTTACAAATTCAAAAATATTGCCGTCTTTAAAATAACTGATAGAGTTAATATTTTTTAATTCTGAAGTTTGCAGCAATTTTTCGATTTTAGGAAAATACCTTTTAATGTCATTTATATTCCGACTGAGAATGGAAAATAATACTATGGAAGAGTCTACAGATTTATTTATACTGATGTATAATTTAAGACTGTTTGAAGCTAAATCCAGTAATAGAGCTTTTCTTAATTTTTTATCAAAATTTTCAGAGGAGGTATGCTTCAGATATTTTATATTTTCGTAAACATATTTATAGCCTCTTTTTGCGATATATAGTAAAAATAACTGATAAATTTTTTCAGGATTTTTAATGCGATCTTTTACAAGTTCCATCATTTTGTAAACAGTATTATCCTGGGAAGTATTCATATGTTTTGATTTTTCAACAAAAAAAGCAATAGAAGTAATTTTATTTGTTAATTTTGTTCCTTCTTTTATTTTTTTATATGAAATATTGAAAGTTGTGAATATATTTATATCGGAAACCGCTTTTTTTAAAATATATTTCTCAAAATCAAAAAATCTGCTGTATTTATTATCTGAGTTCAAATACATTTTCAAAGATGAGATAGGAAAAATAATTTCTTTACTGTTTTCAAAATTTTTTAATATATTTGAATACAGACTGAAAGAAAAAGATTCGGACATAAAAATAAATTTTTCAATTTCCAAAAGTGAAAAAAAATTTTTCTTATTTGAAAAACAGGACTTAAATTCTTCGGTAAAAAACAGAAGGATAGAATCGGTGTTGAAAATAAAAGAAGAAATAATTCCGAATGAACCTTCGTATTTTTCGGATGAAGAAGAAACTGAAAAAAATATCCGCTTTTCGGATAAATTTTTAGTAAATAAAGAGTAATCATCAATAGAAGAAAGTTCAGGATTATTTCCAAGTTCTTCAAGTGATATTTTCATATTTTCCAAAAGAGAAAAGTCTGAAATAATTTTAAAAAAAATTGATTTCAGGAAGGTTTTTTCATTTTTTGTTATTTTTTTGGAAAATTCGAGTTTAATATTCTTTTGTCCAATATTTGTGTATATTTCTGAAAAATATATTTCATTCATTTAGCAATCCTCCAAATTTAACGAAAATATTTTTATAGTTTTCGTTATATGATTATGTATATTTTAACTAATTTTAGATTAAAATAAACTACACGAAAAAAGATTAAATTTTTTCGTCTTTTTTAAATTATACTAATAATAAAGAAAAAAATCAAGGGAATAAAAATAATAGTTATGAAATAATAAATTGAAAATTAAAAAAAATTTTTTTGACAAAATATAAATCATAGGGTATAAAAATAATATAAAAAATGCAGAAAATTTGAAAATGAAAATAACAGAAATGGAGATGAAAATAATGTCGAAAAGATTACTTAACTGCTTTGCAAGCGATTTTAAAAAAATGACGAAAGAAGAGTTAATAAATGCTATTAAAGCAAGCGAAGGAAGAACAGTATTATCGGAAAATGTTGCCGACAGAAGAACAGTTACAGGAGATGTAACAAACAGTGAGTTGGCAAGGGCATTCGGTGCAGATTTGATTTTATTAAACGGATTGGATGTATATAATCCTGTTATTGCATCATTACCTGAAAGCGATGAACCTATAAAATTATTGAAAAAACTTACAGGAAGACCTGTAGGACTGAATTTGGAGCCTGTGGATTTGAATGCCGATATGTTGGAAAATCTTGAGATTATTCCCGAAGGAAGAATGTGTTCGGAAAAAACATTGAAAAAAGCTTCTGAAATGGGATTTGATTTCGTGTGTCTGACAGGAAATCCCGGAACCGGAGTTACAAATAAAGAAACTGTAAACGGAATAAAACTGGCTAAAAAATACTTTGACGGTATGATAATAGCAGGAAAAATGCACGGTGCAGGAGTAAATGAGCGTATAGTAAATTTAGATGTAATAAAACAGTTTTTGGAAAGCGGAGCGGATGTTATTATGCTCCCTGCGGTAGGAACTATACCCGGATTTACTCATGATGAAATGATAGAAGCCGTAAAATATATAAAAGAAAACGGAGGGCTTGTAATGTCTGCAATAGGTACAAGTCAGGAAAGCTCCACAAGAGAAACAATAAGAGAAATAGCAATATTGAATAAAATTGCAGGAGTAGATATTCAACATATAGGAGATGCAGGTTATGCAGGAGTTGCTCCTTATGAAAATATAATGGAGCTGTCTATAGCAATAAGAGGTGTAAGACACACAATAAGAATGATAGCAGCTTCAAATGACAGATAATACAGATAATAAAAATACACAATTTATAGGAGGATTTTATGAAAAAATTTTATTTGTTCTGTGCAGCAGGAATGTCAACAAGTCTGGTTGCAAAGAAAATGCAGGATGTAGCGGACAGTCATAAACTTCCGATTGAAGTTAAGGCTTTTCCTGATCATAAATTAGATATCATTGTTGAGGAACTTCATCCTGATGTTATTTTATTAGGACCGCAGGTGAAATTTAAGTATGAAGAAACAAGAGAAAAATATGAACCTAAGGGAATACCTGTAACAGTTATAGATTTAAATGATTATGGTAATGTTGATGGCGAACGTATTTTGAAAAGAGCAATAAAAATTTTAAAAGAGAAGGAGAGTAAATAACTATGTTTGAAAAGTTGGAAAAAGTTTTAGGCCCTGTGGCCGTTAAATTAAGCAGTAACAAAGTATTGACTGCAATTAGGGACGGGTTTTTGGTAGGTACACCTTTACTTATAGTAGCTTCAATATTTCTTGTAATCGGAAATTTCCCTGTTCCCGGATATTCTGAATTTTTAGCAGGATTTTTTGGAAAAGGATGGGAAAATTATCTTGATGCTATAATTAACGCAACATTTGGAGTAGTGGCATTAATAGGAGTTATAGGAATCGGATATTACTACGGTAAAGCAAAAGGAATAGAAGGAATAGCAGGAGCGGCAGCAGCACTTGTAGCTTTTCTTATTTTAAGTCCTCAATCTCATGAATATGTAGATGCCAATGGGAAAGCTTTCGGAGGATTTGCATTCAAAAATTTAGGCTCGGCAGGTTTATTTGTCGCAATGATTACAGCTCTTGTATCTGTATCAATATTTGCAGCAATTAAAAATAAAGGTTGGACTATAAAACTTCCTGAAGGAGTTCCACCTGCAGTGTCAAATTCATTTGCGGCATTGATACCGAGTATGTTTGTTATGATTTTCTTCTTTATAATAAGACTTATTTTCAATTTTACAGAATACAAATATGCTCATGATTTTGTTTATAAAATATTGCAAACACCGCTAATGGGATTCGGTAGAAGTATTATTTTTGAACCTGTTTATCAGTTCCTGTCAACATTATTCTGGTTCTTCGGAATAAACGGACCGGCAGTTACAAATACTGTATTTGGACCTATACACTTGGCTTTGACTACTGAAAATCTTGCAGCATTTACTGCACATCAACCTTTACCGAATATATTTACAGGACC belongs to Pseudoleptotrichia goodfellowii and includes:
- a CDS encoding PTS sugar transporter subunit IIC; the protein is MFEKLEKVLGPVAVKLSSNKVLTAIRDGFLVGTPLLIVASIFLVIGNFPVPGYSEFLAGFFGKGWENYLDAIINATFGVVALIGVIGIGYYYGKAKGIEGIAGAAAALVAFLILSPQSHEYVDANGKAFGGFAFKNLGSAGLFVAMITALVSVSIFAAIKNKGWTIKLPEGVPPAVSNSFAALIPSMFVMIFFFIIRLIFNFTEYKYAHDFVYKILQTPLMGFGRSIIFEPVYQFLSTLFWFFGINGPAVTNTVFGPIHLALTTENLAAFTAHQPLPNIFTGPFGDFFGNFGGGGSTLSLVLLMIFAGKSERMKKLGKLSIVPGIFGINEMVIFGLPVVLNPIILIPFLLVPLVNIGLSTAATLAGIIPRTTGASLPWTTPLFFSGWLSTGSIIAGLFQILLVAIGCAIYYPFFRVLDEQYLKDETKPVEENNDDLDDISLDDISFD
- a CDS encoding DUF7916 family protein, which codes for MKITEMEMKIMSKRLLNCFASDFKKMTKEELINAIKASEGRTVLSENVADRRTVTGDVTNSELARAFGADLILLNGLDVYNPVIASLPESDEPIKLLKKLTGRPVGLNLEPVDLNADMLENLEIIPEGRMCSEKTLKKASEMGFDFVCLTGNPGTGVTNKETVNGIKLAKKYFDGMIIAGKMHGAGVNERIVNLDVIKQFLESGADVIMLPAVGTIPGFTHDEMIEAVKYIKENGGLVMSAIGTSQESSTRETIREIAILNKIAGVDIQHIGDAGYAGVAPYENIMELSIAIRGVRHTIRMIAASNDR
- a CDS encoding 6-phospho-alpha-glucosidase; amino-acid sequence: MKKFSIVVAGGGSTFTPGIVLMLLENLDKFPIRQIKFYDNDKERQEIIAKACEILIKEKAPDINFVYTVDPEEAFTDIDFVMAHIRVGKYAMREKDEKIPLKHGVLGQETCGPGGISYGMRSIGGVLEIVDYMEKYSPDAWMLNYSNPAAIVAEATRKLRPNSKILNICDMPIGIEIRMAEMLGLKSRKEMFIRYFGLNHFGWWTDIRDKEGNDLMPALREKVARVGYNVEIEGENVEASWSETFTKAKDVYALDPATMPNTYLKYYYFPDYVVAHSNPNHTRANEVMEGREKFVFGECKAIAEKGSSEGTKLHVDDHASYIVDLARAIAYNTHERMLLIVENDGAVSNFDSTAMVEVPCIVGSNGPERICQGKIPQFQKGLMEQQVSVEKLTVEAWIEGSYQKLWQAITLSRTVPSASVAKLILDDLIEANKGYWPELK
- a CDS encoding PepSY domain-containing protein, with protein sequence MKNKMLITMLLSIIILGTVLTAATAKKKTVSKTKTAAKKREPQTTKIKYKKVVGENPFVTFVKAEEIALKHAGLDKETGDITKILMEQKDKELVYKIALHSDYNDYSYIIGSKEGKVLNYSLRSRDYLLSNKDYIGNDKVRDIILEKMPEIKDSDIYEIKSEKENNLPVYKVRVIRSGKEYKFIIDALKGKILKSEESEFTSL
- a CDS encoding replication initiation protein, producing MNEIYFSEIYTNIGQKNIKLEFSKKITKNEKTFLKSIFFKIISDFSLLENMKISLEELGNNPELSSIDDYSLFTKNLSEKRIFFSVSSSSEKYEGSFGIISSFIFNTDSILLFFTEEFKSCFSNKKNFFSLLEIEKFIFMSESFSFSLYSNILKNFENSKEIIFPISSLKMYLNSDNKYSRFFDFEKYILKKAVSDINIFTTFNISYKKIKEGTKLTNKITSIAFFVEKSKHMNTSQDNTVYKMMELVKDRIKNPEKIYQLFLLYIAKRGYKYVYENIKYLKHTSSENFDKKLRKALLLDLASNSLKLYISINKSVDSSIVLFSILSRNINDIKRYFPKIEKLLQTSELKNINSISYFKDGNIFEFVNEDIEIYVEYYINKPSLIKIYLPDNIIKKLEKNKPRLRS
- a CDS encoding replication initiation protein, producing MKDIYFSQNIINTVKNDINLNFSKKMSKKERLFLKLLFFKIISNSKSLNKLEIEINEMILTLQLSSIDEFENFLKILAEKRIIFEIPTKSGKYSGSFSLISSFILSMNFCQIFFTEEFKYCFSNQKNIFSLLEIEKFIFMEDTFSFNLYNSIIKMSDNKKEFNLPLSSLKRYLNSDDKYKRFFDFEKHILKKAVFDINTFTDFNIEYKKIKSGTKASNKIVSINFKIRKSKQIPILYDDTIYKMIETIKDKIENHEKIYNLLLLYSIKRGHKYVYDNIEYLKNDSSENFERKLKRALLLDLATNKLKLYISINEFVKSPTKLYNILVQNINLIKTYYPKIDIPEYTTGLTNLRNVSFLEDQEIFELSNNEIELYIKYYSKKKSVIKIYLSNNIIKIIRKAKQNDDSDI
- a CDS encoding PTS sugar transporter subunit IIB, with product MKKFYLFCAAGMSTSLVAKKMQDVADSHKLPIEVKAFPDHKLDIIVEELHPDVILLGPQVKFKYEETREKYEPKGIPVTVIDLNDYGNVDGERILKRAIKILKEKESK